One segment of Pseudoalteromonas rubra DNA contains the following:
- a CDS encoding murein hydrolase activator EnvC family protein, translating into MRHTLAVLSVCLLPILGQANETRTKADLAAVQAELKKSQAAYQQQQASFSALKSTLQSFELEIAKSAKALAFTEQGISENKQQQYTLQREAEQLELQKKRLQRLLAAQLKSAYVTGSHDYSKMLLNQQHAAALERTISYYDYFNQARIAQLEALKSVFAKLAENRAQLERKKKQLLALQDQQTARRDELMLAQNARKTHLNKLNDKLSQAKAAIAYLEENEQTLISTLETLASEQASSPEQYVAQLQGLQRLKGKLAWPLDGRLKHRFGQRKHVGMNWKGVVIRGSNGTPVNSVAPGQVVYADWLNGFGWVIVLDHGEGFMSLYGHAQTLLKDVGDQVMPGEPIALVGQSGGQTDPGLYFEIRHKGSAVDPVKWCRSS; encoded by the coding sequence ATGCGCCATACGCTTGCTGTACTCTCGGTCTGTTTGCTGCCCATACTCGGGCAGGCAAATGAAACCCGCACCAAAGCCGATCTGGCTGCGGTGCAGGCTGAGCTCAAAAAGAGTCAGGCCGCCTATCAACAGCAACAAGCCAGCTTTAGTGCACTCAAAAGCACCCTGCAATCCTTTGAACTGGAGATCGCCAAAAGTGCCAAAGCACTGGCATTCACCGAGCAGGGGATCAGCGAAAACAAACAACAGCAATACACGCTACAACGCGAAGCTGAGCAGCTTGAGCTGCAAAAAAAGCGCTTACAACGGCTGCTCGCAGCACAGCTCAAAAGTGCCTATGTCACAGGCAGTCACGATTACTCAAAAATGCTGCTAAACCAGCAACATGCCGCGGCGTTAGAACGCACCATCAGCTACTACGATTACTTTAACCAGGCGCGTATCGCGCAGCTCGAAGCCCTCAAATCGGTGTTTGCCAAACTGGCAGAAAACCGTGCCCAACTAGAGCGTAAAAAGAAACAGCTGCTTGCATTACAGGATCAGCAAACCGCCCGTCGGGACGAATTAATGTTGGCGCAAAACGCCCGCAAAACCCACCTGAATAAACTTAACGACAAGCTCAGTCAGGCAAAAGCGGCTATTGCCTACCTTGAAGAAAACGAGCAAACCTTAATTTCCACCCTCGAAACCTTAGCCTCAGAGCAGGCCAGTAGCCCCGAACAATATGTGGCGCAACTGCAAGGGTTACAAAGGTTAAAGGGCAAACTTGCCTGGCCTCTCGATGGCCGTCTGAAACACAGGTTTGGTCAGCGTAAACATGTGGGTATGAACTGGAAAGGCGTCGTGATCCGCGGCAGCAATGGCACACCGGTTAATAGTGTTGCACCGGGTCAGGTGGTCTATGCCGATTGGTTGAACGGTTTTGGCTGGGTCATCGTATTGGATCATGGGGAAGGCTTTATGAGCCTGTACGGTCATGCCCAAACCCTGCTTAAAGACGTTGGCGATCAGGTCATGCCAGGCGAGCCCATCGCCCTGGTGGGGCAAAGCGGCGGACAAACCGATCCTGGTCTATACTTCGAAATACGGCATAAGGGAAGCGCTGTTGATCCAGTAAAATGGTGCAGATCCAGTTAA
- a CDS encoding S41 family peptidase: MMTPCVQPDNNRLWHWLFAFSLMLSLLCLPLSAKQLSSEQIDEILYHIHTYYVEDLPLSHVKKDNFSELLTQLDDYSKFLDEHELEALFSAANGRYTGLGIEVEEVEDGVVIVDTLPGSPAEAAGIEGGDKLLAINTHDVKRKSIAEVSKLLREAQFSTIQLTVERANTEVTLALRRQEITLRSVSSQLLPGGIGYVLLSSFNNHSYHDIARHISMLNSHQGEPLKGLIIDLRDNPGGTLNSAVAISDLFLQSGTIVSTRGRFYDANQRFFAAQGDILNGAPMLVLINEQSASAAEILAGALQDNSRALILGNRSYGKGSVQSLIPIGNGTTALKLTTARYFTPSGQSIEGTGIQPDVIFSKQVLLELDKDAIMAGEKKVRLTFVANLDKHWQEAEQLLQNHNLQQ, encoded by the coding sequence ATGATGACTCCATGTGTTCAACCTGATAACAATCGCCTCTGGCATTGGCTATTTGCATTCAGCCTGATGCTCAGTTTGCTATGTTTGCCACTCAGTGCCAAACAACTATCCAGCGAACAAATCGACGAAATTCTCTATCATATACACACCTATTATGTGGAAGATCTGCCACTCAGCCATGTCAAAAAAGACAACTTTAGTGAATTACTCACCCAACTTGACGATTATTCTAAGTTCCTTGACGAACACGAACTCGAAGCCTTATTCAGCGCAGCCAATGGCCGTTACACCGGACTGGGTATTGAGGTAGAAGAAGTCGAAGATGGCGTGGTTATTGTCGATACGCTGCCAGGCTCTCCGGCAGAGGCCGCAGGTATTGAGGGCGGTGACAAGTTGTTAGCCATCAACACCCACGATGTGAAGCGGAAATCCATTGCCGAAGTTTCGAAGCTACTGCGAGAAGCCCAATTTTCAACGATACAACTCACTGTAGAGCGCGCCAACACTGAAGTAACATTGGCACTCAGACGCCAGGAGATCACCCTGCGTAGTGTCTCCAGCCAGCTTTTACCCGGCGGTATCGGTTATGTGTTGCTGAGCAGCTTCAATAATCACAGTTACCACGACATTGCACGCCATATCAGTATGCTCAATAGCCACCAGGGGGAACCACTCAAGGGTCTGATCATCGACTTGAGAGATAATCCCGGCGGCACACTCAATAGTGCTGTGGCCATCTCAGATTTGTTTTTGCAAAGCGGCACCATCGTGAGTACCCGAGGACGCTTTTATGATGCCAATCAACGTTTTTTTGCCGCTCAGGGCGATATACTCAATGGTGCCCCGATGTTAGTGCTGATCAATGAGCAATCCGCTTCAGCAGCCGAAATACTGGCTGGCGCATTGCAAGATAATAGCCGGGCATTGATCCTGGGCAACCGCTCGTACGGCAAAGGGTCAGTTCAGTCTTTGATCCCCATAGGTAATGGTACTACGGCACTGAAACTAACCACAGCCCGTTATTTCACTCCCTCAGGCCAATCTATCGAAGGAACCGGGATCCAACCGGACGTAATTTTTAGTAAACAAGTACTTTTAGAACTGGACAAAGACGCTATAATGGCTGGTGAAAAAAAGGTCAGACTGACCTTTGTTGCCAACCTAGATAAACATTGGCAAGAAGCGGAACAGCTATTACAAAACCATAATTTACAACAATAA
- a CDS encoding divergent polysaccharide deacetylase family protein: MLFLCAAPSYGNQIAIVIDDIGYHERDLELLDLPGQLSYAILPHTPFSQRFAYQASHKRRELLLHIPMQALEDKALGPGGLTLDMRKWQLQTTLGHALATLPQVKGVNNHMGSALTQSVEPMKWTMELLKKRGLYFLDSRTTELSQAQNVANLYGVANVARHVFLDNQTQPDALRRQFEELKSLARQQGYAIGIAHPYPQTRLFLAEALSELANEGIELVPLSHLVEQKYIQLAAVKRSPLTSD; encoded by the coding sequence GTGCTTTTTCTCTGCGCAGCACCAAGCTATGGCAACCAGATTGCCATCGTCATCGACGACATTGGATATCACGAACGTGACTTAGAACTGCTGGATCTGCCCGGCCAATTGAGCTACGCCATTTTACCACACACCCCGTTTTCACAGCGCTTTGCCTATCAGGCCAGTCACAAGCGCCGCGAGTTGCTGTTGCACATTCCGATGCAGGCGCTGGAAGACAAAGCCCTTGGGCCAGGTGGCCTGACACTGGACATGCGCAAATGGCAGCTGCAAACCACGCTTGGCCATGCGCTGGCAACCTTGCCTCAGGTCAAAGGCGTCAATAATCATATGGGCTCAGCGCTCACCCAATCTGTCGAGCCAATGAAGTGGACCATGGAGCTACTCAAAAAGCGCGGGCTGTACTTTCTTGACAGCCGCACCACAGAACTGAGTCAGGCCCAGAATGTGGCCAATTTGTATGGTGTTGCCAATGTCGCCCGCCATGTCTTTTTAGATAACCAGACACAGCCAGATGCGCTGCGTCGCCAATTTGAAGAACTAAAATCACTCGCCCGCCAGCAAGGCTATGCCATCGGCATTGCACACCCCTACCCACAAACCCGACTCTTTCTTGCCGAAGCACTGAGCGAATTGGCAAACGAGGGCATCGAACTGGTTCCTTTGTCACACCTGGTTGAACAAAAGTACATCCAGCTGGCTGCGGTAAAACGTAGTCCACTCACCTCAGACTAA
- a CDS encoding HPP family protein has translation MLTTVADLMTPDPLAVRETNTLNDAHNLMREKNIRHIPVIDDHGMLVGMLTQKIMIAKVMGIIATYGTNALERKEKQQQVAEVMATDFASVQPQQSLQEVVRFFVDNRHGCMPVTNDNGKLLGILTSSDFVRLAAALLS, from the coding sequence ATGTTAACCACAGTTGCCGATTTAATGACGCCAGATCCACTGGCGGTTAGAGAAACTAATACCCTCAACGATGCCCATAACCTAATGCGTGAAAAGAACATTCGTCATATCCCAGTCATAGATGACCATGGCATGCTGGTCGGTATGCTGACACAGAAGATCATGATTGCCAAAGTGATGGGGATCATTGCCACCTACGGCACCAATGCATTGGAGCGCAAAGAAAAACAACAGCAAGTTGCTGAAGTGATGGCCACCGACTTTGCCAGTGTCCAGCCACAGCAGAGCTTACAGGAAGTGGTGCGGTTTTTTGTTGATAACCGTCATGGCTGCATGCCAGTCACAAACGACAATGGCAAATTGTTAGGTATTCTAACCTCATCGGACTTTGTCCGTCTGGCCGCCGCCTTATTGTCATAA
- the pepB gene encoding aminopeptidase PepB encodes MADKFIVRLTDQAPAAHWGGNATLSYDQEGALVHLSEHETLKIIQKAGRSVAQQGILAVELQGDAWCTESQWAFYQGFVSPKQLDGVTFCDNAQSDLTELQALKTAATWTRQMINGTAEDIYPESLAGKAAEFIQSLAPEHVSYQIIKGNALLEHQWIGIHEVGRGSERPPVLLELDFNPTGDEDAPVAAALVGKGITFDSGGYSIKPSEGMLTMKCDMGGAATVTAGLAIAIQRGIDKRIKLFLCCAENLISGHAYKLGDILTYKNGTTVEIVNTDAEGRLVLADGLMAAGETGAPLIIDAATLTGAALVAVGQEYNALFGLDKELVSEVQQFAHEEFEAAWPLPLEKWHQNNCPSAYADTANSRAQKGGGFGGASNAAGFLSRFVPNEGQGWVHIDLAASFQNTAGSQWASGATTLGMRTVARTLQAKA; translated from the coding sequence ATGGCTGACAAATTTATTGTTCGACTGACGGATCAGGCCCCGGCTGCACACTGGGGTGGCAATGCGACTTTATCGTACGATCAGGAGGGCGCACTGGTGCACCTGAGCGAACACGAGACATTGAAGATCATTCAAAAAGCGGGTCGCAGCGTGGCACAGCAAGGGATCCTGGCAGTTGAGTTACAGGGTGATGCCTGGTGCACTGAATCTCAGTGGGCATTTTATCAGGGGTTTGTAAGCCCGAAGCAACTGGATGGTGTTACCTTCTGTGATAACGCACAGTCTGACCTCACTGAATTACAGGCACTGAAAACGGCTGCAACCTGGACCCGTCAGATGATCAATGGCACGGCTGAAGACATTTATCCGGAAAGCCTGGCAGGTAAAGCGGCTGAATTTATTCAGTCACTGGCCCCCGAGCATGTCAGCTATCAAATCATTAAAGGGAACGCCCTGCTTGAACATCAGTGGATCGGGATCCATGAAGTGGGCCGGGGCAGTGAGCGTCCTCCGGTATTACTGGAGCTGGACTTTAACCCAACAGGCGATGAAGACGCCCCGGTTGCGGCAGCGTTGGTGGGCAAAGGTATCACCTTTGATTCAGGCGGTTATTCCATTAAACCAAGCGAAGGCATGCTAACCATGAAATGTGACATGGGCGGCGCGGCGACGGTGACGGCAGGCCTGGCCATTGCTATTCAGCGTGGCATAGACAAACGCATCAAGCTGTTTTTATGCTGTGCGGAAAACTTAATTTCAGGTCATGCTTATAAGCTGGGAGACATCCTGACGTATAAAAACGGCACTACAGTTGAAATTGTGAACACGGATGCGGAAGGTCGTCTGGTACTGGCTGACGGTCTGATGGCCGCAGGCGAAACAGGTGCGCCATTGATTATTGACGCAGCCACCCTGACGGGCGCAGCCCTGGTTGCGGTTGGTCAGGAATACAATGCTCTGTTTGGCCTGGACAAAGAATTAGTGAGCGAAGTACAACAGTTTGCTCACGAAGAGTTTGAGGCGGCCTGGCCGTTGCCACTGGAAAAATGGCACCAGAACAACTGCCCGTCGGCGTACGCTGACACAGCGAACAGCCGTGCACAAAAAGGCGGTGGCTTCGGTGGTGCATCTAATGCAGCGGGCTTCTTGTCTCGCTTTGTGCCCAATGAAGGCCAGGGCTGGGTGCATATCGACCTGGCTGCATCGTTCCAGAACACTGCGGGATCGCAATGGGCATCGGGCGCAACAACGTTAGGCATGCGCACGGTAGCACGTACCCTGCAAGCTAAAGCCTGA
- the sfsA gene encoding DNA/RNA nuclease SfsA, whose translation MKFHVPLAKATLLKRYKRFLVDLRNDAQEEFTVHCANTGKMTGCADPGFGAYYSTSDNPKRKYPHSLELTENQDGDLICVNTAVANKVAIEALEQDRIPELRGYQTQRSEVKYGTENSRIDILLQDQDKPDCYIEVKSVTLLEQGQGYFPDAQTTRGQKHLRELIQTRQQGMRAVLLFVVMHNGINQVKPAAHIDSKYAALIEEALTHGVEIYAYRAEVSTQEIRLTKALPFAER comes from the coding sequence ATGAAGTTTCACGTCCCACTGGCAAAAGCCACCTTACTAAAACGCTATAAGCGCTTTTTGGTTGACTTGCGCAACGATGCACAAGAAGAGTTCACCGTTCATTGCGCTAATACAGGCAAAATGACAGGATGTGCTGACCCCGGCTTTGGTGCCTACTACTCAACCAGTGACAACCCGAAACGCAAATATCCACACTCGTTAGAACTGACCGAAAATCAAGATGGTGACCTGATCTGCGTGAATACAGCAGTGGCCAACAAGGTTGCCATAGAAGCGCTTGAACAGGACCGCATTCCCGAACTAAGAGGCTACCAGACACAACGCAGCGAAGTGAAATACGGCACAGAGAATAGCCGCATCGACATCTTACTTCAGGATCAGGACAAGCCTGACTGTTACATAGAAGTGAAATCTGTCACTCTACTCGAACAGGGGCAAGGCTATTTTCCGGATGCCCAGACCACACGAGGCCAAAAACATCTGCGCGAACTGATCCAGACTCGCCAGCAAGGCATGCGCGCCGTGCTGCTGTTTGTTGTCATGCACAACGGTATCAATCAGGTCAAACCAGCTGCCCATATCGACAGCAAATACGCCGCACTGATTGAGGAAGCGCTGACACATGGGGTGGAGATCTATGCCTACCGGGCCGAAGTCTCAACCCAGGAAATCAGACTCACCAAGGCACTTCCCTTTGCTGAGCGCTAA
- the dksA gene encoding RNA polymerase-binding protein DksA, producing the protein MPDQKKLGLLAQAGLEPYQEKPGEEYMNDAQRAHFKKLLEAWRSDLRNEVDRTKSHMQDEAANFPDPVDRAAQEEEFSLELRTRDRERKLIKKIEKTLQLIEDDDFGYCDSCGIEIGIRRLEARPTADLCVDCKSIAEIKEKQQGRG; encoded by the coding sequence ATGCCAGACCAGAAAAAACTAGGGTTGTTGGCTCAAGCCGGTTTAGAACCTTATCAGGAAAAGCCGGGTGAAGAATATATGAATGACGCACAGCGTGCGCATTTCAAAAAATTACTGGAAGCGTGGCGTAGCGATCTTCGTAACGAAGTTGACCGCACTAAGAGCCACATGCAAGATGAAGCGGCAAACTTCCCTGATCCAGTCGATCGTGCAGCACAGGAAGAAGAGTTTTCTTTGGAACTGCGTACCCGCGACCGTGAGCGTAAGCTAATCAAGAAAATTGAAAAAACACTACAACTTATCGAAGACGACGATTTCGGTTATTGTGACTCATGTGGCATTGAAATTGGTATTCGCCGCCTTGAGGCCCGTCCAACAGCGGACCTATGTGTAGACTGTAAATCAATCGCTGAAATAAAAGAAAAACAACAAGGCCGGGGCTAA
- the gluQRS gene encoding tRNA glutamyl-Q(34) synthetase GluQRS codes for MLPQFNSDYLSGSYRGRFAPSPSGALHFGSLIAALASYLDAKINHGQWLVRMEDIDTPRVVAGAADEILRTLDAYGLHWDGEVVYQSQRHDLYQDVLAQLSAADLIYPCSCTRKALKQRGGIYDNHCRARQLSPEGNALRLTQTQPVYSFTDLLQGEVQLSNALAEEDYIVKRRDDLFAYQLVVVVDDIDQQITRIVRGADLLEPTARQISLFRQLIGDAPDYAHVSLAVAQPGFKLSKQNHAPAIDNTRPQPALCAALRFLGLPVPDELQHDSVPTILRWAEQQFTLQALPRHREIQVSLLNDGHYDFTRLTA; via the coding sequence ATGCTACCCCAGTTTAATAGCGATTATCTGTCCGGGAGCTATCGAGGTCGATTTGCTCCCTCTCCCTCCGGTGCACTCCATTTCGGCTCTTTGATAGCCGCACTTGCCAGTTATCTCGATGCCAAAATCAATCACGGTCAGTGGTTGGTTCGCATGGAAGACATAGACACTCCCAGAGTGGTTGCAGGTGCCGCCGATGAGATTCTCAGAACTTTGGATGCCTATGGTCTGCATTGGGATGGCGAAGTGGTTTATCAAAGCCAGCGCCACGACTTATATCAGGATGTACTGGCGCAGCTAAGTGCCGCAGATCTGATCTACCCTTGCAGCTGCACCCGTAAAGCGCTCAAGCAACGCGGTGGCATATATGATAACCATTGCCGGGCTCGACAGCTTTCGCCTGAAGGTAACGCGCTGCGACTTACTCAAACTCAACCCGTTTATTCATTCACCGATCTGCTTCAGGGTGAGGTGCAACTGAGCAACGCTCTGGCTGAAGAAGACTATATCGTAAAACGCCGTGACGACCTGTTTGCTTACCAGTTAGTCGTGGTCGTTGATGACATTGACCAGCAAATTACCCGCATTGTGCGCGGTGCCGATCTGTTGGAGCCCACCGCACGCCAGATCAGCTTATTCAGGCAGCTTATTGGCGACGCACCAGACTATGCCCATGTCTCGCTTGCAGTGGCACAGCCCGGCTTTAAATTGTCCAAGCAAAACCATGCACCCGCTATCGACAATACCAGGCCGCAGCCTGCTTTGTGTGCCGCACTGCGCTTTCTGGGCTTACCTGTTCCAGACGAATTGCAACACGACTCAGTACCTACCATTCTGCGCTGGGCCGAGCAACAATTTACCTTGCAAGCTTTACCGCGTCATCGTGAGATCCAGGTTTCCTTGTTAAACGATGGACACTATGACTTTACCCGGTTGACCGCCTGA
- the pcnB gene encoding polynucleotide adenylyltransferase PcnB, which produces MTCSATPVLIPRSEHAISRKQFSPNAIKVLYRLKDGGYDAYLVGGCIRDILLGIEPKDFDVVTNATPEQVKKLFRNCRLIGRRFRLAHIVFGREIIEVATMRGHHQAQDNPDPTSQSSDQGQLLRDNVYGTIEEDAQRRDFSINALYYSINDFSIRDFAGGIAAIEHRKIELIGDPETRYREDPVRMLRAVRFATKLDMSIAGPTEAPIAELAPLLGNIPPARLFEETLKLFLGGKAEANFLMLRKYGLFKQLFPAVDAILDNADSEFEITFIQKMFANTDDRINADKKVTPAFIYAALLWFPLRDRCNTLIAEGMNEYDAFMQAISQVLAENARHIAVPKRFTLGARDIWHIQQRLDKRGGQRAYRLSLQPRFKAGYDFLLLRVESGETEQQELAQWWTDYLQQDVSGQKEMVKALGQRSGGSERRRRRPRNKPRRKPNPES; this is translated from the coding sequence GTGACATGCAGCGCTACACCTGTGTTGATACCACGCAGTGAGCATGCAATCTCGCGCAAACAATTTAGCCCCAATGCAATCAAAGTGCTGTATCGACTTAAAGATGGCGGCTATGACGCCTATCTGGTCGGTGGTTGTATTCGTGATATTTTGTTAGGGATTGAGCCGAAAGATTTCGACGTAGTTACCAACGCCACACCTGAACAAGTCAAAAAGCTATTTCGTAACTGTCGTTTAATCGGCCGCCGCTTTCGCCTTGCGCACATCGTTTTCGGTCGGGAAATTATTGAAGTGGCCACCATGCGCGGCCACCATCAGGCACAGGACAATCCGGACCCGACCAGTCAGTCGAGCGACCAGGGTCAGCTGCTGCGCGATAATGTGTATGGCACCATTGAGGAAGATGCACAGCGCCGCGACTTTTCAATTAATGCACTTTATTATTCTATTAACGACTTTAGCATCCGAGATTTTGCCGGTGGTATTGCGGCCATTGAGCACCGTAAAATAGAGCTCATCGGCGACCCTGAAACCCGTTATCGCGAAGATCCGGTTCGTATGTTACGCGCGGTGCGTTTTGCCACAAAGCTGGATATGAGCATTGCCGGGCCAACTGAAGCGCCGATTGCTGAACTGGCCCCGTTGCTTGGTAACATTCCACCAGCCCGCTTGTTTGAAGAAACTCTGAAACTCTTTTTAGGTGGCAAGGCCGAAGCTAACTTCCTGATGCTCAGAAAATACGGTCTGTTTAAACAGCTATTTCCGGCCGTGGACGCCATTTTGGATAACGCGGACAGTGAATTTGAAATTACCTTTATCCAGAAAATGTTTGCCAATACGGACGATCGCATCAACGCAGATAAAAAGGTCACTCCGGCCTTTATCTATGCAGCCCTGTTATGGTTCCCACTGCGCGATCGTTGCAACACGCTGATAGCAGAAGGCATGAACGAGTATGATGCCTTTATGCAGGCAATCAGTCAGGTTCTGGCCGAGAATGCGCGTCATATTGCCGTCCCCAAGCGCTTTACACTGGGTGCACGAGACATCTGGCACATTCAGCAGCGCCTGGATAAACGCGGTGGCCAACGCGCCTATCGTCTCAGCCTGCAACCCAGATTCAAAGCAGGATATGATTTCCTGCTGCTACGAGTTGAAAGTGGCGAAACAGAGCAGCAAGAGCTGGCACAGTGGTGGACTGACTATTTACAACAAGACGTGTCTGGACAAAAAGAGATGGTAAAAGCCCTGGGTCAACGCTCAGGTGGCTCAGAAAGACGCAGACGCCGTCCTAGAAACAAACCGCGCAGAAAGCCTAATCCCGAATCATGA
- the folK gene encoding 2-amino-4-hydroxy-6-hydroxymethyldihydropteridine diphosphokinase — MNTVYIGLGANLNAPEAQLRNALDALNTSPVLTLAQVSSFYASKPMGPQDQPDYVNAVAKLITDLPAIEVLDLLQQIEQQHGRVRKAERWGPRTLDLDILLYNDAQIATQRLIVPHYGLCEREFVVFPLLEIAPELILPTGQALADIATRLPRNGLTPISQYPVAASLA; from the coding sequence ATGAACACCGTTTATATTGGACTGGGGGCGAACCTTAACGCCCCTGAGGCACAGCTACGTAATGCGCTGGATGCCCTGAACACATCGCCTGTACTGACGCTCGCGCAGGTCTCCAGCTTTTATGCCTCAAAACCTATGGGTCCGCAGGACCAACCCGACTATGTGAACGCCGTTGCCAAACTTATCACGGATCTACCCGCCATTGAGGTACTCGATTTGCTGCAGCAGATTGAGCAGCAACATGGCCGGGTACGCAAGGCCGAACGTTGGGGTCCACGTACCTTAGACTTAGATATTCTGCTATACAACGATGCACAGATAGCAACGCAAAGACTGATCGTGCCACATTATGGCTTATGTGAACGTGAATTTGTGGTCTTTCCATTATTGGAGATAGCACCCGAACTCATTTTACCTACAGGCCAGGCACTGGCGGACATCGCCACAAGGTTACCACGTAACGGGCTGACACCCATTAGTCAGTATCCTGTTGCAGCGTCGCTTGCATAG
- the panB gene encoding 3-methyl-2-oxobutanoate hydroxymethyltransferase, whose translation MAKVTVSTLAKKKREGTKITALTAYDASFAKLFYDNGVDIILVGDSLGMVLQGGEDTLAVTTADIAYHTRCVRAGSKELFVIADMPFMSYANPAQACENAATLMRSGANMVKLEGGEWLLDSIRLLTQQGIPVCGHLGLTPQSVNVFGGFKIQGREDAQAEKMVADAIALENAGAQLLVVECIPSALAKRISEALSIPVIGIGAGKDTDGQILVMHDLVGISAGYIPKFSKNFLAETGNMPEAVEKFCADVKSGAFPSQEHEFN comes from the coding sequence ATGGCTAAAGTAACCGTTTCAACATTGGCCAAGAAAAAACGTGAAGGAACAAAAATCACCGCACTGACGGCATACGATGCCAGCTTTGCTAAGCTGTTTTACGACAACGGCGTTGACATTATTCTGGTCGGCGATTCATTAGGTATGGTACTGCAAGGCGGCGAAGATACGCTGGCTGTGACCACTGCTGATATCGCATATCATACGCGCTGTGTCCGAGCTGGTAGCAAAGAGCTATTTGTGATCGCAGATATGCCCTTTATGAGCTACGCTAACCCGGCACAAGCGTGCGAAAACGCGGCGACGTTAATGCGTTCAGGCGCAAATATGGTCAAACTGGAAGGCGGTGAATGGCTGCTGGACTCTATTCGTTTACTCACCCAGCAAGGCATCCCTGTGTGTGGGCATTTAGGTCTAACGCCACAGTCCGTGAATGTCTTTGGCGGCTTTAAAATTCAGGGCCGGGAAGACGCGCAGGCAGAGAAAATGGTTGCTGATGCCATTGCATTAGAAAATGCTGGTGCGCAACTACTCGTTGTTGAATGCATCCCTTCTGCACTGGCAAAACGCATCAGTGAAGCGCTGAGTATTCCGGTCATTGGTATCGGAGCGGGCAAAGACACCGACGGCCAAATCCTGGTTATGCACGACCTGGTCGGTATCTCTGCAGGCTATATTCCTAAGTTTTCGAAAAACTTCCTCGCCGAGACGGGCAACATGCCTGAGGCGGTCGAAAAGTTTTGCGCCGATGTGAAGAGCGGAGCATTCCCCTCTCAGGAACACGAGTTTAACTAA
- the panC gene encoding pantoate--beta-alanine ligase, producing MQSITEIKSLRSQIKAWRQQGQSIAFVPTMGNLHQGHFSLVEKAKTLADKVVVSIFVNPMQFGANEDLDKYPRTLTQDKQGLAELDTDIVFTPSVDAIYPNGLDTQSYVDVPGVSEGYCGGSRSGHFRGVATVVTKLFNLVQPDFACFGEKDYQQLQVIKTMVRDLSMPIEIIGVPTQREISGLAMSSRNGYLSEQEKDTAKHLYQVLSETALQLQQGVRDYATLEQTAKSVLEAAGLQPDYFSIAQRQSLKPATLEDGEFVILAAAYLGQVRLIDNIQVLTDA from the coding sequence ATGCAATCAATTACAGAAATAAAATCTCTGCGTAGCCAAATCAAAGCCTGGCGACAGCAGGGGCAAAGCATCGCCTTTGTACCCACCATGGGCAATCTGCATCAAGGGCACTTTTCACTGGTTGAGAAGGCTAAAACCCTGGCAGACAAAGTGGTAGTCAGTATTTTTGTCAATCCAATGCAATTTGGTGCCAACGAAGATCTGGACAAGTATCCACGGACACTCACTCAGGACAAACAAGGCTTAGCCGAACTAGACACTGACATTGTCTTCACCCCCAGCGTTGATGCCATCTATCCAAATGGGCTCGACACACAGAGCTATGTCGATGTCCCAGGTGTATCAGAGGGCTATTGCGGCGGCAGTCGCAGCGGCCACTTCAGAGGCGTTGCAACAGTCGTCACTAAGTTATTCAACCTGGTACAACCTGACTTCGCCTGTTTTGGTGAAAAAGACTATCAGCAACTTCAGGTTATCAAGACCATGGTACGCGACTTGTCGATGCCTATTGAAATTATTGGCGTGCCGACTCAGCGGGAAATTTCCGGGCTGGCAATGAGTTCACGCAATGGCTATTTGTCTGAACAAGAAAAAGATACCGCGAAGCATCTGTATCAGGTACTGAGTGAGACAGCACTGCAACTTCAACAAGGCGTGCGCGATTATGCAACGCTGGAGCAAACAGCAAAGTCTGTACTTGAAGCTGCCGGACTTCAACCTGATTACTTCTCTATAGCACAAAGACAGAGCCTAAAACCTGCTACACTGGAAGACGGTGAGTTTGTCATTTTGGCTGCGGCTTACCTCGGCCAGGTGAGACTAATCGACAATATCCAGGTCCTCACCGACGCATAA